Proteins co-encoded in one Methanosarcinales archaeon Met12 genomic window:
- a CDS encoding serine--tRNA ligase, with product MQKESEFSFHIIGRFKSSGSITEMKEEIASVIKEANIELLKRGAPKGCGAEIVKWDIDDDALTVDIKSDRHVRAHDALLRLRKPLTNALGKHRIGIRSVEIEKFTIQVPTERPFKEFKIPFVERMQYKDGKISITLKVTESHIEDKIPDRIITLIQEKISAQRYGGKSEHWKLLWSSMEKTPKFTGDPTQELINRKWIRHFAKGQWIYGPQITKVFRAFEYIIEREILNPLGYQEMILPKVETWDVWKRSGHAKTIYPETYYICPPKTRDPEYWEEVMDYYKVTNEIPLDMIREKIGAPIGGLCYAQCPPAWMFFKGGTIADDEFPIRLFDRSGTSHRYESGGTHGIERLDEFHRIEVVWMGSSEQVIEEGNKLHDAYAQIFNDILDLQWRMAEVTPWFMAHEGLAGKAENEGVGTTDYEAYLPYKKGWLEFQNVSINGDKYPKGFNVKSQSRGEFWSGCSGIGLERWGAAFFAQKGLDPDDWPNKFRKIVGELPDVFKFL from the coding sequence ATGCAGAAAGAGAGTGAATTCAGTTTTCATATAATCGGGCGCTTTAAATCGAGCGGTAGCATCACGGAGATGAAAGAAGAGATTGCATCGGTGATCAAAGAAGCAAACATAGAGCTTTTAAAGAGGGGCGCTCCGAAAGGATGCGGTGCCGAGATAGTCAAATGGGATATTGATGATGATGCGCTAACAGTTGATATCAAATCCGATCGACATGTGAGAGCCCACGATGCACTGTTGCGACTGCGCAAGCCATTGACAAACGCGCTGGGCAAGCACCGTATCGGAATCAGGAGCGTCGAGATTGAAAAATTTACCATTCAGGTGCCAACGGAAAGACCATTCAAGGAATTTAAGATACCATTTGTCGAGCGTATGCAGTATAAAGATGGAAAAATCTCAATTACCCTCAAGGTGACGGAATCGCATATAGAAGATAAGATACCGGACCGCATTATTACGTTGATCCAGGAAAAGATATCAGCACAACGTTACGGCGGAAAAAGTGAACACTGGAAACTGTTGTGGTCATCAATGGAGAAAACTCCAAAGTTCACCGGCGACCCGACACAGGAGCTGATAAATCGCAAATGGATACGCCACTTTGCCAAGGGACAGTGGATTTACGGACCGCAAATTACAAAGGTCTTCCGCGCATTCGAATATATCATTGAAAGAGAAATTCTGAATCCGCTTGGATATCAGGAGATGATACTCCCCAAGGTGGAGACGTGGGACGTGTGGAAGAGATCTGGCCATGCCAAAACGATTTACCCGGAGACGTATTATATCTGCCCGCCAAAGACGCGCGACCCGGAATACTGGGAAGAAGTCATGGATTATTATAAAGTCACAAACGAAATTCCACTTGATATGATACGGGAAAAGATAGGCGCCCCCATAGGTGGGCTGTGTTATGCGCAGTGTCCGCCTGCGTGGATGTTTTTCAAGGGGGGTACCATCGCAGATGATGAGTTTCCAATACGGCTCTTTGATCGATCTGGGACGTCTCATAGGTATGAAAGCGGCGGCACACACGGCATCGAGCGCTTAGACGAATTTCACAGAATTGAGGTTGTGTGGATGGGTTCATCAGAGCAGGTTATAGAGGAGGGTAATAAACTGCACGATGCATATGCACAGATATTCAATGACATATTGGACCTGCAGTGGAGAATGGCAGAGGTCACCCCGTGGTTCATGGCGCATGAAGGTCTGGCTGGCAAGGCCGAAAATGAAGGAGTGGGGACAACGGATTATGAAGCATATCTGCCATACAAAAAAGGATGGCTCGAATTCCAGAATGTCAGCATCAATGGTGATAAGTATCCAAAGGGATTCAACGTGAAGTCGCAAAGCAGAGGAGAATTCTGGTCAGGGTGCTCAGGGATAGGATTGGAAAGGTGGGGCGCTGCTTTTTTCGCCCAAAAAGGGCTTGACCCTGATGATTGGCCCAATAAGTTCAGAAAGATTGTGGGCGAGCTGCCAGATGTCTTTAAGTTTCTCTGA
- a CDS encoding DUF86 domain-containing protein, translating to MKADLVHVHHMLDATREVLVFSADKTRLDLDIDRMLCLSLVHLLEIIGEATVGVSSEFRETYPQIPWSGIVGMRNRLIHGYYDINLDIVWKTVKEDIPSLNAELEKVIEHEGCL from the coding sequence TTGAAAGCTGATTTGGTTCATGTTCATCATATGCTGGATGCAACCCGTGAAGTATTGGTGTTTTCTGCTGATAAAACACGGCTTGATCTGGATATTGATAGGATGTTGTGCCTCTCGCTTGTCCATCTATTGGAGATTATTGGTGAGGCTACAGTCGGTGTATCTTCAGAGTTCAGAGAGACATATCCTCAAATTCCCTGGAGTGGCATTGTCGGGATGCGTAACCGGCTTATCCACGGCTACTATGACATAAACTTAGATATTGTCTGGAAGACCGTTAAAGAAGATATTCCTTCTCTAAACGCTGAACTCGAAAAGGTCATTGAGCACGAGGGATGTCTGTGA
- a CDS encoding nucleotidyltransferase family protein, whose product MKKFGLKASKRKIVEFCKRNHIRSLSLFGSILRNDFSRNSDIDVLVEFEIGCVPGFFDLIEMEEELSSMFGGRKVDLRTPNDLSRYFRDDVLAEAEAVYIES is encoded by the coding sequence ATGAAGAAGTTTGGTCTTAAGGCATCGAAGCGGAAGATTGTTGAGTTTTGTAAGCGGAATCATATCCGAAGTTTGTCTTTGTTTGGCTCTATTTTGCGTAATGATTTTTCGCGGAATAGTGATATTGATGTGCTTGTTGAATTTGAAATTGGCTGTGTGCCGGGTTTTTTTGATTTGATTGAGATGGAAGAAGAACTTTCTTCTATGTTCGGTGGACGGAAGGTCGATTTGAGAACTCCCAATGACTTGAGTAGGTACTTTCGTGATGATGTGTTAGCGGAGGCGGAGGCGGTGTACATTGAAAGCTGA